A single window of Salmo salar unplaced genomic scaffold, Ssal_v3.1, whole genome shotgun sequence DNA harbors:
- the LOC106575889 gene encoding LOW QUALITY PROTEIN: tRNA methyltransferase 10 homolog C-like (The sequence of the model RefSeq protein was modified relative to this genomic sequence to represent the inferred CDS: deleted 2 bases in 1 codon): MYHQTIEMMRFLTTPLLNELQRRLPLVSTVANKHGGSKQLPITCLLPPHHSAPTSRPLYTGATLRNDVPLPQSKAVQTEEKLDLDIWKSVTRLQVPGVEEEEKLGGEEGSSDCATGGVTGQEEISPLEATRELVVMWRQAGKLVPETMTDEELGILAELQTKSSKKKYLKYLAVKEGHKKSHKQKQEKRKAERSEDDRIRPGGLRGEEEGELRNTFLLQFWGRSLDKLLGWRSAQAMVFGQSLVFDMSYEQQMTRREVENTVSQLMEVEGWNRRAADPFHLHFCNLQPDGGYRRELVKRYGAEAWEPLLVTSTERRHVDLFPRDNLVYLTADSPNVLLTFDNSKVYIVGSMVDRSIQSGLSLANAKRLKLNTARLPLDDFLQWETGAKNLTLDQMVRILLTLKERGRWEEALEHVHKRKHDGFYQEKPKQDRDRGSDKDRRFFSGRTRGDTGFRAGDRDCDRTFRSGDRERAFSRRDSVLKSGDSDGSIRTGDREGDRDREGDRDSTEERRHKDSVFSSRDRVTVSKEAGPTGDSENRQNTQTTTRLRTSLKSKMEDQNSTAKSGKKLREVE, from the exons ATGTATCATCAAACCATTGAAATGATGAGGTTTCTCACCACACCGCTTTTGAACGAGTTGCAGCGGCGTCTCCCGCTGGTATCTACTGTCGCAAATAAACACGGAGGGAGTAAACAGCTACCGATCACCTGCCTTCTCCCACCCCACCATTCTGCACCCACAAGCCGGCCTCTCTATACTGGGGCCACACTAAGAAACGATGTACCCCTCCCTCAGTCTAAAGCAGTTCAGACTGAAGAGAAATTGGACCTGGACATATGGAAGTCTGTGACGAGGTTGCAGGTcccaggggtggaggaggaggagaaactgGGAGGTGAGGAGGGAAGTAGTGATTGTGCTACTGGAGGTGTAACAGGGCAGGAGGAGATCTCACCACTGGAGGCCACCAGAGAGCTGGTAGTGATGTGGCGTCAGGCTGGGAAGCTGGTGCCAGAGACCATGACTGACGAAGAGCTGGGGATCCTAGCGGAGCTACAAACCAAATCCTCCAAGAAGAAGTACCTGAAATACCTAGCCGTCAAGGAGGGCCACAAGAAAAGCCACAAGCAGAAGCAGGAGAAGAGGAAggcagagaggagt gaggacgACAGGATCAGGCCTGGTGGtctgagaggagaagaggagggggaactGAGGAACACCTTTCTGCTCCAATTCTGGGGTCGTTCCCTGGATAAGCTGCTGGGGTGGAGGTCGGCCCAGGCCATGGTGTTCGGACAGTCACTGGTGTTTGATATGTCCTACGAACAGCAGATGACTCGTCGGGAGGTGGAGAACACTGTGTCCCAGCTgatggaggtggaggggtggaacCGACGAGCCGCGGACCCCTTCCACCTGCACTTCTGTAACTTGCAGCCGGACGGCGGCTACCGCAGGGAGCTGGTTAAACGGTACGGCGCCGAGGCCTGGGAGCCTCTCCTCGTCACCTCCACGGAGCGACGTCACGTGGACCTGTTCCCCCGGGACAACCTGGTCTACCTGACGGCTGACTCCCCTAACGTCCTCCTTACCTTCGACAACTCTAAGGTCTACATCGTAGGCTCCATGGTGGACCGCTCCATCCAATCAGGGCTCTCCTTGGCCAACGCCAAGCGTCTGAAGCTGAACACGGCACGTCTGCCGCTGGATGACTTCCTCCAATGGGAGACGGGGGCCAAGAACCTGACCCTGGATCAGATGGTACGCATTCTGCTGAcgctgaaggagagagggaggtgggaggaggCTCTGGAGCACGTACACAAGAGGAAACATGATGGATTCTACCAGGAGAAACCCaagcaggacagagacagaggatcaGATAAGGACAGGAGGTTTTTTAGTGGCAGAACCAGAGGAGACACAGGGTTCAGGGCTGGGGACAGAGACTGTGATAGAACATTCAGaagtggggacagagagagggcattTAGTAGGAGAGACAGTGTATTGAAGAGTGGGGACAGTGATGGATCAATCAGGACTggggacagagaaggagacagggacagagaaggagacagagatagtacggaggagaggagac ATAAGGACAGTGTATTCAGTAGCAGAGACAGGGTAACAGTCAGTAAGGAAGCAGGACCGACAGGGGATTCAGAGAACAGGCAGAACACGCAGACCACCACCAGGCTACGGACCTCACTAAAAAGCAAGATGGAGGATCAGAACAGTACAGCCAAGAGCGGGAAGAAATTACGAGAGGTAGAGTAA